In one window of Candidatus Palauibacter scopulicola DNA:
- the gyrA gene encoding DNA gyrase subunit A: protein MTTESIERVEQRPLEEEMRESFIDYSMSVIVQRALPDVRDGLKPVHRRILYAMHEAGLGPTRPYRKSATVVGDVIGKYHPHGDSAVYDSLVRMAQEFSLRYPLVDGQGNFGSVDGDSAAAYRYTEARLAGFASELLGDIDKDTVDHTPNFDDRLQEPTVLPSALPNLLVNGSSGIAVGMATNIPPHNLREVAAACHRLIEAPDTTLDELMEIVRGPDFPTGGTIFGGAGIREAYRQGRGRVVMRAKADIEEGRDGRDRIIIREIPFMVNKTRLIEQIAGLVRDKKVTDISDLRDESDRDGIRVVIELKRDAVPQIVLNQLFKGTQLQSTFGVIMLALVNGEPQVMDLKTMLGHFLEHRHEVVERRTRFEYGVAKDREHVLEGLKVAVDNIDEVIRIIRASSETEIASAELRSAFDLSERQADAILNMRLARLTGLEIEKLEEELEKVRARRQELEAILASRGRRMEIVGDELSALVDKFGDERRTEIVPDTSDLTDEDLIAEERMVITVSHSGYIKRIEPQVYRAQRRGGRGIAGMGTKEEDWVEHLFLASTHDYLLIFTRDGRLYRLKVYQIPPARRTARGKPIVNLLRMNKGDEVASIVRVREFSDDRFLIFASRRGLVKRTSLAAYRNVHAGGLRAINIREDDRLIDVKLSDGSNDVLLATRRGMAIRFSESDAREMGRPAQGVRGIRLSDDDTVVGLVVARRGGSLLTASELGMGKRSDVDDYRIQKRGGKGLINLKPTEKSGLVAAVREVTDEDELMFVTRNGVINRQRAEEIRVIGRNTQGVRLVSLDEGDELVDVAGMIDPVGTDEGEENPETDATARAEGGSEPSGGDGAEAGDTE from the coding sequence ATGACCACCGAGAGTATAGAACGCGTCGAGCAGAGACCGCTCGAAGAAGAGATGCGCGAATCGTTCATCGACTACTCGATGAGCGTCATCGTGCAGCGCGCCCTCCCCGACGTTCGCGACGGCCTGAAGCCGGTCCACCGGCGGATCCTGTACGCGATGCACGAGGCCGGCCTCGGCCCGACCCGGCCCTACCGGAAGAGCGCCACCGTCGTCGGCGACGTGATCGGCAAGTACCACCCGCACGGCGATTCGGCCGTCTACGACTCGCTCGTCCGCATGGCGCAGGAGTTTTCGCTCCGCTATCCGCTGGTCGACGGGCAGGGCAACTTCGGGTCCGTGGACGGCGACTCCGCCGCGGCCTACCGGTACACCGAGGCCCGGCTCGCCGGATTCGCGAGCGAGCTTCTCGGGGACATCGACAAGGACACGGTCGACCACACGCCGAACTTCGACGATCGGCTGCAGGAGCCGACCGTCCTGCCCTCCGCGCTCCCCAACCTCCTCGTCAACGGCTCGTCGGGCATCGCGGTGGGCATGGCCACGAACATCCCCCCGCACAACCTCCGCGAGGTGGCCGCAGCCTGTCACCGCCTCATCGAGGCGCCCGATACGACGCTCGACGAGTTGATGGAGATCGTCCGGGGTCCCGACTTCCCCACCGGGGGCACGATCTTCGGCGGGGCCGGAATCCGCGAAGCCTACCGGCAGGGCCGGGGCCGGGTCGTGATGCGCGCGAAGGCAGATATCGAGGAGGGACGCGACGGCCGCGACCGCATCATCATCCGCGAGATCCCGTTCATGGTGAACAAGACCCGCCTCATCGAGCAGATCGCGGGTCTCGTGCGCGACAAGAAGGTCACGGATATCTCCGACCTCCGCGACGAATCCGACCGGGACGGGATCCGGGTCGTCATCGAGCTGAAACGCGACGCGGTGCCGCAGATCGTCCTCAACCAGCTCTTCAAGGGCACGCAGCTTCAGTCCACCTTCGGCGTCATCATGCTCGCGCTCGTGAACGGCGAGCCGCAGGTGATGGACCTCAAGACGATGCTCGGGCACTTCCTCGAACACCGGCACGAGGTCGTGGAGCGGCGGACGCGCTTCGAGTACGGCGTGGCGAAGGACCGGGAACACGTCCTCGAGGGGCTCAAGGTCGCCGTCGACAACATCGACGAAGTCATCCGCATCATCCGCGCCTCCTCCGAGACGGAAATCGCGAGCGCGGAACTCCGTTCGGCCTTCGATCTCAGCGAGCGCCAGGCCGACGCGATCCTCAACATGCGGCTCGCGCGCCTCACGGGTCTCGAGATCGAGAAACTCGAGGAGGAACTGGAGAAGGTCCGCGCGCGCCGCCAGGAACTCGAGGCCATCCTCGCCTCGCGCGGCCGGCGGATGGAGATCGTCGGGGATGAGTTGTCCGCCCTCGTCGACAAGTTCGGCGACGAGCGCCGGACCGAGATCGTGCCCGACACCTCGGACCTCACGGACGAGGACCTCATCGCCGAAGAGCGAATGGTCATCACCGTCTCGCACTCGGGCTACATCAAGCGCATCGAGCCCCAGGTCTACCGGGCGCAGCGGCGCGGCGGGCGCGGCATCGCGGGCATGGGCACGAAGGAAGAGGACTGGGTGGAGCACCTCTTCCTCGCCTCGACCCACGACTACCTCCTCATCTTCACGCGGGATGGGCGGCTGTACCGGCTCAAGGTGTACCAGATCCCGCCGGCGCGCCGCACGGCCCGCGGCAAGCCCATCGTGAACCTGCTCAGGATGAACAAGGGCGACGAGGTCGCCTCCATCGTGCGCGTGCGGGAGTTCTCCGACGACCGCTTCCTCATCTTCGCGAGCCGGCGCGGACTCGTGAAGCGGACGAGCCTCGCGGCCTACCGGAACGTGCACGCCGGCGGGCTGCGCGCCATCAACATCCGCGAGGACGACCGGCTCATCGACGTCAAGCTGAGCGATGGCTCGAACGACGTGCTCCTCGCCACCCGGCGCGGGATGGCGATCCGCTTCTCGGAGAGCGACGCCCGGGAGATGGGGCGGCCGGCCCAGGGCGTGCGCGGCATCCGGCTGTCGGACGACGACACCGTCGTGGGGCTTGTGGTCGCCCGCCGCGGCGGCTCCCTCCTCACCGCGTCGGAACTGGGGATGGGGAAGCGGAGCGACGTCGACGACTACCGGATTCAGAAGCGCGGCGGCAAGGGCCTCATCAACCTCAAGCCCACGGAGAAGTCGGGCCTCGTCGCGGCGGTGCGGGAGGTGACGGACGAAGACGAGTTGATGTTCGTGACCCGCAACGGCGTCATCAACCGGCAGCGGGCGGAGGAGATCCGCGTGATCGGGCGCAACACGCAGGGTGTGCGGCTCGTTTCCCTCGACGAGGGAGACGAACTCGTGGACGTGGCCGGGATGATCGATCCGGTCGGCACGGACGAGGGGGAAGAGAATCCGGAGACGGACGCTACGGCCCGCGCCGAGGGTGGCTCCGAGCCGAGCGGCGGCGACGGAGCCGAGGCCGGGGACACCGAGTGA
- a CDS encoding carboxypeptidase-like regulatory domain-containing protein, whose product MRRSSSCFDFLRFVRTVGAVAALAAGGADLAGQEPDCGGRGVLRVVVFDQSGSVPIPGATVVLRWTDAESARRPVREDAGSDGQLVLCAPRDARQATVWAEFGDASSDESVVATAAGASREARLLLHMGQVRTGRLIGEVRDALTENPVAAAAVSVQGRTEMVETNRMGRFILSGVPVGVHELSVRHLGYTPLAHEVTVSRGITTEVEIGLVPEPVEMAPIVATAPRSRRLEVKGFYERKYWGELVSGGMFFTVADIERRNPIQISHMIADAPGVRLDCGIRHRNCRILNTRGASRFQPGGCLMSIIIDDVRLRVRQGDTIDRLVKPSEVAGLEIYRGAASLPGEFSGSDSGCGVIAIWTK is encoded by the coding sequence ATGAGACGTTCGAGTAGCTGCTTCGACTTCCTTCGGTTCGTGAGGACGGTCGGCGCAGTGGCCGCGTTGGCGGCTGGCGGTGCGGATCTGGCAGGCCAGGAGCCTGACTGCGGCGGGCGCGGGGTGCTCCGCGTGGTAGTGTTCGACCAGTCCGGGTCGGTCCCGATTCCGGGGGCGACGGTCGTCCTGCGGTGGACCGACGCGGAAAGCGCGCGAAGGCCGGTGCGGGAGGACGCCGGATCCGACGGGCAACTTGTCCTCTGCGCCCCTCGCGACGCCCGGCAGGCCACCGTGTGGGCCGAGTTCGGGGACGCGTCGAGCGACGAGTCCGTCGTTGCCACCGCGGCCGGGGCGTCGCGAGAGGCGAGGCTCCTGCTTCATATGGGCCAGGTACGAACGGGACGCCTGATCGGCGAGGTGCGGGACGCTCTCACGGAGAACCCCGTGGCAGCGGCAGCGGTGTCGGTCCAGGGCCGGACCGAGATGGTCGAGACCAATCGCATGGGGCGGTTCATCCTGAGCGGCGTCCCGGTCGGCGTTCACGAGCTTTCGGTGCGGCATCTGGGGTACACGCCCCTTGCCCATGAGGTCACGGTGTCGCGCGGAATCACGACGGAGGTCGAGATCGGGCTGGTTCCGGAGCCCGTGGAGATGGCGCCGATCGTGGCCACGGCGCCGAGGTCCCGCCGGCTGGAGGTCAAGGGGTTCTACGAGCGAAAATACTGGGGCGAACTCGTCAGCGGGGGCATGTTCTTCACCGTCGCGGACATCGAGCGCCGCAATCCCATCCAAATCTCCCACATGATCGCCGACGCACCAGGAGTCCGTCTGGACTGCGGCATTCGTCATCGCAACTGCAGGATTCTGAACACCCGGGGGGCGTCCCGGTTCCAACCGGGCGGCTGTTTGATGAGCATCATTATCGACGACGTGCGACTGCGCGTGCGACAGGGAGATACGATTGACAGGTTGGTGAAGCCGAGCGAGGTGGCGGGACTCGAGATATACCGAGGGGCGGCATCTCTTCCCGGAGAATTCAGTGGATCCGATTCCGGGTGCGGGGTCATCGCCATCTGGACGAAGTAG
- a CDS encoding metallophosphoesterase family protein: MRLLLFSDLHTDLAAATSIVERAAGFDAVVGAGDFAVKRRGLDTIVAVLAAIETPTVLVPGNGESAEELTAACQSWPAAHVLHGDGVDIDGVPFFGLGGGVPVTPFGAWSYDFTEDEARDLLAPCPEGSVLVSHSPPRGHADADASGRHMGSTAVLETIERTRPRLVVCGHIHGSWGVRSRAGNTPIVNAGPRGVEWRLR; this comes from the coding sequence ATGCGTCTGCTGCTGTTCAGCGATCTCCACACCGATCTCGCGGCCGCCACGTCGATCGTCGAGCGCGCCGCCGGCTTCGACGCGGTCGTCGGGGCGGGCGACTTCGCCGTGAAGCGGCGCGGCCTGGACACGATCGTCGCAGTCCTGGCCGCGATCGAGACCCCGACCGTCCTCGTGCCCGGAAACGGCGAGTCCGCCGAGGAACTCACCGCGGCGTGCCAAAGCTGGCCGGCGGCTCACGTCCTGCACGGAGACGGCGTCGACATCGACGGCGTGCCCTTCTTCGGACTCGGCGGCGGCGTGCCGGTGACGCCGTTCGGCGCCTGGAGCTACGACTTCACGGAAGACGAGGCGCGGGACCTCCTCGCACCCTGCCCCGAGGGCTCTGTCCTCGTATCCCACTCCCCCCCGCGCGGCCACGCCGACGCCGACGCCTCCGGTCGCCACATGGGCAGCACCGCCGTCCTCGAGACCATCGAACGCACCCGCCCCCGCCTCGTCGTCTGCGGCCACATCCACGGCTCCTGGGGCGTCCGCTCCCGCGCCGGCAACACCCCCATCGTCAACGCCGGCCCCCGAGGCGTGGAGTGGCGTCTTCGATGA
- a CDS encoding saccharopine dehydrogenase NADP-binding domain-containing protein, whose product MREPKLLIYGATGYTGRLAVAEAVRCGLRPVVAGRDPEKLAALASPGAAAQGLETRAFGLDDPAALVGALEDVAVVLHCAGPFSRTAFPMYDACLKTGAHYLDITGEIDVFEALAARGAEAAGAGIMVLPGVGFDVVPSDCLIADLAARHPGGRTLRLGLAARSGASRGTLRTVTQAIGQFRVRRDGAIATVRPGQLRHAFDFGPPPDAALVGVLGDVTTAFHSTGIPNIETYLQATRRFTRLTRILRGFGPLLAARTGQALLNGLLDRGPEGPSESARRTAHAILVAEIEDAEGRRVAARVRTPDPYGFTATVAVAIAARALAGDFKPGYQTPSSAYGAELLREFDGVTWEVLDDERGFVTR is encoded by the coding sequence ATGCGTGAACCGAAACTGCTCATCTACGGCGCCACGGGATATACCGGACGGCTCGCGGTGGCCGAGGCGGTGCGCTGCGGGCTGCGGCCCGTCGTCGCCGGCCGGGACCCGGAGAAGCTCGCGGCGCTGGCGTCGCCGGGGGCCGCGGCGCAGGGGCTGGAGACCCGGGCGTTCGGGCTGGACGACCCGGCTGCGCTTGTCGGCGCGCTGGAGGACGTTGCGGTCGTCCTCCATTGCGCGGGACCGTTCTCGCGCACCGCCTTCCCGATGTACGACGCCTGCCTGAAGACGGGCGCGCACTATCTCGATATCACCGGGGAGATCGATGTGTTCGAGGCGTTGGCCGCGCGCGGGGCGGAGGCCGCCGGGGCGGGCATCATGGTCCTGCCGGGGGTCGGGTTCGACGTCGTGCCGAGCGACTGCCTGATCGCGGACCTCGCCGCGCGGCACCCGGGCGGTCGCACGCTGAGGCTGGGGCTCGCGGCCCGCAGCGGCGCTTCCCGCGGCACCCTGCGCACGGTCACCCAGGCGATCGGGCAGTTTCGGGTCCGGCGCGATGGAGCGATCGCGACGGTGCGCCCCGGGCAACTGCGTCACGCGTTCGATTTCGGACCCCCGCCGGACGCCGCGCTCGTCGGCGTGCTGGGAGACGTGACGACGGCCTTTCATTCCACGGGAATACCGAACATCGAGACCTACCTGCAGGCGACCCGGCGCTTCACGCGCCTCACGCGGATCCTGCGCGGCTTCGGTCCGCTGCTCGCCGCGCGGACGGGACAGGCGCTGCTGAACGGCCTGCTCGACCGCGGGCCGGAGGGGCCGAGCGAGTCGGCGCGGCGGACGGCGCACGCGATCCTGGTCGCGGAGATCGAAGACGCGGAGGGGAGGCGGGTGGCGGCGCGCGTGCGGACGCCGGACCCCTACGGCTTCACCGCGACGGTGGCCGTCGCCATCGCCGCACGCGCGCTCGCCGGCGACTTCAAGCCGGGCTACCAGACCCCGTCTTCCGCCTACGGCGCGGAGCTGCTGCGGGAGTTCGATGGAGTGACGTGGGAAGTGCTTGACGATGAGCGGGGCTTCGTCACGCGCTAG
- a CDS encoding glycosyltransferase, whose amino-acid sequence MTGAGVAATETVSPHVSILLPCRDAEPFLGACIESLAAQSEPRFEVLALDDGSRDGTGPLLRAWADRDPRVRLVDRAGSGIVAALRRLSGEARSPLLARMDADDVARPGRLAAQLRLLARHPEIAACGTGVRYFPRPRPGSGYLRYERWINGLTDPAAVERDLFVECPIAHPTLMVRRDAFEAAGGYLDAGGPEDYDLILRLAAAGCRMTNVPRVLHEWRLGPHRLSERSDRYSPDAFRRLKIMHVANGRVPAGRPLVIWGAGKVGKAFARGWLEQASSAGRVPPVEAFVDLDPRKIGQNIHGAVVLRPEGLPAFAAPARPYMLLAVGTPGARRDIREALQGLGFREIEDYRAVA is encoded by the coding sequence GTGACCGGAGCGGGAGTCGCCGCGACCGAAACCGTCTCGCCGCACGTCTCCATCCTTCTGCCGTGCCGCGACGCCGAACCGTTCCTGGGCGCGTGCATAGAGAGCCTCGCCGCCCAGTCCGAGCCGCGCTTCGAGGTGCTCGCGCTCGACGACGGTTCGAGAGACGGCACCGGGCCGCTGCTCCGGGCGTGGGCAGACCGCGACCCCCGCGTCCGCCTCGTCGATCGCGCTGGTTCGGGGATCGTCGCGGCGCTGCGCCGGCTGTCGGGCGAGGCGCGGTCGCCGCTCCTCGCCCGCATGGACGCCGACGACGTGGCACGCCCCGGCCGGCTGGCCGCGCAACTCCGCCTCCTCGCCCGGCACCCGGAGATCGCGGCGTGCGGCACGGGCGTCCGCTACTTCCCGCGCCCCCGGCCCGGCTCCGGCTACCTCCGCTACGAGCGCTGGATCAACGGGCTCACCGACCCCGCCGCGGTCGAGCGGGACCTGTTCGTCGAGTGTCCGATCGCCCACCCCACGCTGATGGTGCGGCGCGACGCCTTCGAGGCGGCCGGCGGCTATCTCGACGCCGGGGGGCCGGAGGACTACGACCTCATCCTGCGGCTGGCCGCGGCGGGCTGCCGCATGACGAACGTGCCGCGGGTCCTCCACGAGTGGCGCCTGGGCCCGCACCGGTTGTCGGAGCGGTCGGACCGCTACAGCCCGGACGCGTTCCGGCGCCTGAAAATTATGCACGTCGCGAACGGCCGCGTGCCGGCGGGCCGGCCGCTCGTGATCTGGGGCGCCGGCAAGGTCGGCAAGGCCTTCGCGCGCGGCTGGCTCGAACAGGCCAGCTCCGCGGGTCGCGTGCCCCCCGTGGAGGCGTTCGTGGACCTCGACCCCCGCAAGATCGGGCAGAACATCCACGGCGCCGTCGTCCTCCGCCCGGAGGGTCTCCCGGCGTTCGCTGCGCCCGCCCGCCCGTACATGCTCCTCGCCGTGGGCACGCCCGGCGCGCGCCGGGATATCCGGGAGGCGCTGCAAGGCCTGGGCTTCAGGGAGATCGAGGACTACCGCGCCGTGGCCTAG
- the uvrA gene encoding excinuclease ABC subunit UvrA produces MSERIRVRGARQHNLKGVDIDIERGALTVLTGPSGSGKSSLAFDTIYAEGQRRYIESLSTYAKQFLERMPKPAVDLVEGVSPSVAIDQSNRVQSSRSTVGTITEVYDYLRLLWARVGTTVCPQCGRAVVPDTVTSATDALLDAGPDARLAIAFPVPPEERADGARVVQNLRARGYVRLLADGRELYLPDIDLEGEEEGEGDATRALTQAREALVVVDRVGSRPEDRERIADSLAAAFAEGRGAAVALVWPRGASTPERRDFEEAHRCGPCGAAFPRPTPQLFSFNSPAGACDTCTGFGAVLEYSPELIVPDAGRSLEEGALDPWSKPRYRRERSRLRQFAAASGLDPTLPWEALPEEGRDVLLNGGRYAEERFRGVIPFLRSKEKKRYKAYIRVFLRQYQLPERCSDCEGYRLKPEALNVRVGGRHIAEVARWTVKEISAWLAEGLDLTPFQRHVAATILRELEHRTSFLAEVGLGYLTLDRQARSLSGGEMQRIRLASCLGSRLVGTLYVLDEPTIGLHPHDIDAFTGVLERLAGRGNTVLVVEHEPAVLARADRIVELGPRAGEQGGEIVFEGGWDDLLAAETGTGQALARRAAAAGQGGMRRGGAREAGARGGDGPRLALRGARLHNVRDVDVAIPLGSLTLVTGVSGSGKSTLIRGVLYHALEREITDRSSAKPHLGEPAGAWDRLEGAELLEDVVLVDQRPIGRTPRSNPATYIGAFTALRNAYAALPEARSRGYEAGYFSFNRPGGRCEQCKGAGEETVEMVFLADVSVPCEACGGSRYRPEVLEVGIRGRSIRDALDMTVDEAIRFFIRHDRLGARLWQLQRVGLGYLRLGQPATTLSGGEAQRLKIARELARRGGAGHRLYILDEPTVGLGVAEVGTLVAVLRELVKEGHTVIVVEHNLDVVAEADWVIDMGPGAAEDGGRIVAAGPPALIAESETSLTGAFLRARAKRLAFDSAAAAESA; encoded by the coding sequence ATGAGCGAGCGAATCCGGGTCCGGGGCGCCCGGCAGCACAACCTCAAGGGCGTCGATATCGACATCGAGCGCGGGGCCCTCACCGTCCTCACCGGGCCTTCCGGCTCGGGGAAATCCAGCCTCGCCTTCGACACGATCTACGCCGAGGGACAGCGGCGGTACATCGAGTCGCTGTCCACCTACGCCAAGCAGTTTCTCGAGCGGATGCCGAAGCCCGCCGTCGACCTCGTCGAGGGCGTGAGCCCCTCCGTCGCCATCGACCAGAGCAACCGGGTGCAGTCGAGCCGCTCCACCGTGGGCACGATCACGGAGGTCTACGACTACCTGAGACTGCTGTGGGCGCGCGTGGGGACGACCGTGTGTCCGCAGTGCGGCCGTGCCGTCGTGCCGGACACCGTGACCTCGGCCACCGACGCGCTCCTCGATGCCGGTCCCGACGCGCGGCTCGCCATCGCCTTCCCCGTCCCCCCCGAGGAGCGCGCGGATGGCGCGAGAGTGGTGCAGAACCTCAGGGCGCGGGGGTACGTCCGCCTCCTCGCCGACGGCCGCGAACTCTACCTGCCGGACATCGATCTGGAGGGAGAAGAAGAGGGAGAAGGGGACGCCACGCGCGCGTTGACGCAGGCGCGGGAGGCGCTCGTAGTCGTGGACCGGGTCGGCTCCCGGCCCGAGGACCGGGAACGCATCGCGGACTCGCTCGCGGCCGCCTTCGCCGAGGGAAGGGGCGCCGCCGTCGCGCTCGTCTGGCCCCGCGGCGCCTCGACCCCCGAGCGCCGCGACTTTGAAGAGGCCCATCGCTGCGGGCCCTGCGGCGCCGCGTTTCCGCGGCCCACCCCCCAGCTGTTCAGCTTCAACAGCCCCGCCGGCGCGTGCGATACTTGCACGGGGTTCGGCGCCGTGCTGGAGTACTCCCCCGAACTCATCGTTCCCGACGCGGGCCGTTCGCTGGAGGAGGGGGCCCTCGATCCGTGGTCGAAGCCCCGCTACCGGCGCGAGCGCTCGCGCCTGAGACAGTTCGCCGCCGCCTCCGGGCTGGACCCGACCCTCCCGTGGGAGGCGCTTCCCGAGGAGGGCCGCGACGTCCTGTTGAACGGAGGGAGGTACGCGGAGGAGCGCTTCCGGGGCGTGATCCCCTTCCTCCGCTCGAAGGAGAAAAAGCGGTACAAAGCGTACATCCGCGTCTTCCTGCGCCAGTATCAGCTTCCGGAGCGGTGTTCCGACTGCGAGGGCTACCGCCTGAAGCCGGAGGCGCTGAACGTGCGCGTCGGGGGGCGGCACATCGCCGAGGTCGCCCGCTGGACGGTGAAGGAGATCTCCGCCTGGCTCGCCGAAGGCCTCGACCTCACCCCCTTCCAGCGTCACGTGGCGGCGACGATCCTGCGCGAACTCGAGCACCGGACCTCGTTTCTCGCGGAAGTCGGGCTCGGGTACCTGACGCTGGACCGACAGGCCCGATCCCTCTCCGGAGGGGAGATGCAGAGGATCCGCCTCGCCAGCTGTCTCGGGAGCCGGCTGGTCGGCACGCTCTACGTCCTCGACGAACCCACGATCGGCCTTCACCCGCACGACATCGACGCTTTCACCGGCGTCCTCGAGCGGCTCGCCGGCCGCGGGAACACCGTCCTCGTCGTCGAGCACGAGCCCGCAGTGCTGGCACGGGCCGACCGCATCGTGGAACTGGGCCCCCGGGCCGGGGAACAGGGCGGCGAGATCGTGTTCGAGGGCGGCTGGGACGACCTCCTCGCGGCGGAGACCGGAACGGGACAGGCCCTTGCGCGGCGGGCGGCCGCCGCCGGACAGGGCGGCATGCGGCGGGGTGGCGCACGGGAGGCCGGCGCCCGGGGGGGCGACGGTCCGCGGCTCGCCCTGCGCGGTGCCCGCCTGCACAACGTGCGGGACGTGGACGTGGCGATCCCGCTGGGGTCGCTCACGCTCGTCACCGGCGTATCCGGCTCCGGGAAGTCGACGCTCATCCGGGGGGTGCTGTACCACGCCCTCGAGCGGGAGATCACGGACCGGTCCTCAGCCAAGCCGCACCTGGGCGAGCCCGCCGGCGCCTGGGACCGGCTCGAAGGCGCGGAACTCCTCGAGGATGTCGTGCTCGTCGACCAGCGGCCCATCGGCCGCACCCCGCGCTCGAATCCCGCGACCTACATCGGAGCCTTCACCGCGCTGAGGAACGCATACGCCGCCCTCCCGGAAGCGCGCTCCCGCGGATACGAGGCGGGATATTTCTCCTTCAACCGTCCGGGCGGACGCTGCGAGCAATGCAAGGGCGCGGGAGAGGAGACGGTGGAGATGGTCTTCCTGGCCGACGTCTCCGTGCCCTGCGAGGCGTGCGGGGGCTCGCGCTACCGACCGGAGGTGCTGGAGGTCGGGATCCGCGGCCGCTCGATCCGCGACGCCCTCGACATGACCGTGGACGAGGCGATTCGCTTCTTCATCCGGCACGACCGCCTCGGCGCCCGGCTGTGGCAACTGCAACGGGTGGGTCTCGGGTATCTTCGGCTCGGCCAGCCGGCCACGACGCTCTCCGGAGGGGAGGCGCAGCGCCTCAAGATCGCCCGCGAACTCGCGCGCCGGGGAGGTGCGGGGCACAGGCTGTACATCCTCGACGAGCCCACCGTCGGCCTCGGCGTGGCGGAAGTCGGCACGCTCGTCGCGGTGCTGCGCGAACTCGTGAAGGAAGGGCACACCGTCATCGTCGTCGAACACAACCTCGACGTGGTCGCGGAAGCCGACTGGGTCATCGACATGGGGCCCGGGGCCGCGGAGGACGGGGGCCGGATCGTGGCGGCGGGCCCGCCCGCCCTCATCGCGGAGTCCGAGACCTCGCTCACCGGCGCCTTCCTGCGCGCGCGGGCGAAGCGGCTGGCGTTCGATTCCGCGGCCGCGGCGGAGTCGGCGTGA